One Thioclava electrotropha DNA segment encodes these proteins:
- a CDS encoding CTP synthase, whose translation MARYVFITGGVVSSLGKGLASAALGALLQARGFSVRLRKLDPYLNVDPGTMSPFEHGEVFVTDDGAETDLDLGHYERFTGVSARKTDSISSGRIYTNVLEKERRGEYLGKTIQVIPHVTNEIKDFLDVGDDEVDFMLCEIGGTVGDIEGLPFFEAIRQFSQDRPRGQCIFMHLTLLPYLAASGELKTKPTQHSVKELRSIGLQPDVLVCRSEQPIPEKERGKIALFCNVRPEAVIPAYDLKSIYEAPLAYHRMGLDQAVLDAFGISPAPKPELSRWEDVMDRLDHAEGEVRVAIVGKYVQLEDAYKSIAEALTHGGMANRVRVKAEWIDAEIFENEDPAPYLENYHAILVPGGFGERGTEGKIRAAQFAREKGVPYLGICLGMQMAVIEAARNLAGVSDAGSEEFDHEAGKKRFTPVVYHLKEWVQGNHRVERKVTDDKGGTMRLGAYSAALKEGSKVAEVYGSTDIEERHRHRYEVDIKYREPLEKCGMTFSGMSPDGRLPEIVEHKDHPWFIGVQFHPELKSKPFAPHPLFAGFIKAARDQSRLV comes from the coding sequence ATGGCACGTTATGTCTTCATTACCGGCGGCGTTGTCTCGTCGCTCGGCAAGGGTTTGGCATCCGCCGCCTTGGGGGCATTGCTGCAAGCACGCGGCTTTTCGGTTCGGCTGCGCAAGCTCGACCCGTATCTCAATGTCGATCCGGGCACGATGAGCCCGTTCGAGCATGGCGAGGTCTTCGTCACCGATGACGGGGCCGAGACCGATCTCGACCTTGGCCATTACGAACGCTTCACCGGCGTCTCGGCGCGCAAGACCGACTCGATCTCGTCGGGGCGGATCTACACCAACGTGCTCGAGAAAGAGCGCCGCGGCGAATATCTGGGCAAAACGATCCAGGTGATCCCGCACGTCACCAACGAGATCAAGGACTTCCTCGATGTCGGCGACGACGAGGTCGATTTCATGCTCTGCGAGATCGGCGGCACGGTCGGCGATATCGAGGGCCTGCCCTTCTTCGAAGCGATCCGCCAGTTCAGCCAGGACCGTCCGCGCGGCCAATGTATCTTCATGCACCTCACGCTGCTGCCCTATCTGGCGGCGTCGGGCGAGCTGAAGACCAAGCCGACGCAGCACTCGGTGAAGGAACTGCGCTCGATCGGCCTGCAGCCCGACGTGCTGGTCTGCCGCTCGGAGCAGCCGATTCCGGAGAAAGAGCGCGGCAAAATCGCGCTGTTCTGTAACGTGCGCCCCGAAGCGGTGATCCCGGCCTATGACCTGAAGTCGATCTACGAGGCGCCGCTGGCCTATCACCGCATGGGCCTCGATCAGGCGGTTCTGGACGCGTTCGGCATCTCGCCCGCGCCGAAGCCTGAACTGAGCCGCTGGGAAGACGTGATGGATCGTCTCGACCATGCCGAGGGCGAAGTGCGTGTCGCGATCGTCGGCAAATATGTCCAGCTGGAGGACGCCTACAAGTCGATCGCCGAGGCGCTGACCCATGGCGGCATGGCGAACCGGGTCCGCGTGAAGGCGGAATGGATCGACGCGGAGATTTTCGAGAACGAAGATCCCGCGCCCTATCTGGAAAACTACCACGCGATCCTCGTGCCCGGCGGCTTCGGCGAGCGCGGCACGGAAGGCAAGATCCGGGCGGCCCAATTCGCGCGCGAAAAGGGCGTGCCTTACTTGGGCATCTGTCTGGGGATGCAGATGGCCGTCATCGAGGCCGCGCGGAACCTCGCGGGCGTCAGCGATGCGGGCTCGGAAGAATTCGACCACGAGGCGGGCAAGAAGCGCTTCACCCCGGTCGTCTATCACCTCAAGGAATGGGTGCAGGGCAACCACCGGGTCGAGCGCAAGGTGACCGACGACAAGGGCGGCACGATGCGTCTGGGCGCCTATTCGGCCGCACTGAAAGAGGGCTCGAAGGTCGCGGAAGTCTACGGCTCGACCGATATCGAAGAGCGTCACCGCCACCGCTACGAGGTCGACATCAAGTATCGCGAGCCGCTCGAGAAATGCGGCATGACCTTCTCCGGCATGTCGCCCGATGGCCGCCTGCCCGAGATCGTCGAGCACAAGGACCATCCGTGGTTCATCGGCGTGCAGTTCCACCCCGAGTTGAAATCGAAGCCCTTCGCACCGCACCCGCTCTTTGCGGGCTTCATCAAGGCCGCGCGGGATCAGAGCCGGTTGGTGTAA
- a CDS encoding GbsR/MarR family transcriptional regulator encodes MSETELPEAFAELAPRFGFSRPAGRCLGAIWRAAQAPSADDLVTQLGLSRSNVSTALKELRDAGLVQAARSPGSRKDFFVAPTEPWELARLMLAERERRVIGPARDHLSALEARSADPRAAALCELLDAASGYIQALIRLDPAELARHIDPARGGGKAEKPAPKPSKKKKKKAAQS; translated from the coding sequence ATGAGTGAAACCGAACTGCCCGAAGCCTTCGCCGAACTCGCCCCCCGTTTCGGATTTTCCCGCCCCGCAGGCCGCTGCCTCGGCGCGATCTGGCGCGCGGCGCAAGCGCCCTCGGCCGACGATCTGGTGACGCAGCTTGGGCTGTCGCGTTCCAATGTCTCGACCGCGCTTAAGGAATTGCGCGATGCCGGTCTGGTGCAGGCCGCACGCTCGCCCGGCTCGCGCAAGGATTTCTTCGTGGCGCCCACCGAGCCGTGGGAACTGGCACGCCTGATGCTGGCCGAACGCGAGCGTCGCGTCATCGGCCCCGCGCGTGACCACCTTTCCGCCCTGGAAGCCCGCAGCGCCGATCCGCGCGCGGCGGCCCTGTGCGAGCTGCTCGACGCGGCCTCGGGCTACATCCAGGCACTGATCCGTCTCGACCCCGCCGAGCTTGCCCGTCACATCGACCCGGCGCGCGGCGGCGGCAAAGCGGAAAAGCCCGCGCCTAAGCCGTCGAAGAAGAAAAAGAAAAAAGCCGCGCAAAGCTGA